One Apteryx mantelli isolate bAptMan1 chromosome 2, bAptMan1.hap1, whole genome shotgun sequence genomic window, TCccaaaatctgaaaacaaaaggcaaagacGTTATTAAGCAGAGTGTCACCATTCCAACTTCCAAGAGTTTTACAAAATTTGGTTTTAATCATAAAACCCCGATAATGAATTTCTAGTCCACAAATTTAGGATACTTGACCACTGTTAAACTTGCACCCACCAGATTTCTTAACCATTAGAAAAAGGAATGCACCTTTTCAGAAAGAATTTGCATCTAGCAAtgacagaaaaaacacaaaaatgccaACACTGTACCCACAATGCTAAGTAAAATATTTAGCATGGAATGTCtactttaaaattattcttttttccccctcccctcaaaaGGATAGATATTCCTAAATCTGTTTTTACCGCAatggtaaataaaaataatatcccTCAGATTGTTTCCTTTTACATCTACCATTTTAATATAAGGCTGTTTTTCCAGCATATTTTCAAATCTTCCCCCCCAACTGCTTCATATTTTTACTACAGAAATCAGGACAGAAGTCAGAGTGATTCTGCTTAAGTTGCTGTATAGCTCTTGCTGCTGTAATACCCATGAATCTTCTGCAAATTGCATTAAGCAGCATGAGGAACATTTTCACATGCTCTATTGTGGAGCTGTAAAAGACTTGCCATGAGGATTTTCATTCAGTGATGGATAAACAAGTTTAGGTACCATCTAGGTACTAAAGCAGAGAgttgaaaatatctttttaaccTAATGCTTAAAATACGGTTTAAAGCACAGCTCTTTCAATGCTTCACTCACCACAGAACTGTATCTTTGCACTAGGGGAGGTAccaacaaataataaaaataataataaaaaagaaaaagcagaaatgtgtGTGAAGGAACAGGGGGAGCGCAGAGGAATAAGCTAAAAGCAGCAGCATTCCTTTATTATTTTAAGAGAAAGGTAAAGTCAAATGGCTAACTTCCTGGAAAACGTGAGCATGTTTACAGCATCACATTTTAAATGTGGTATTTAGTTGCAGTTTGTAATCTAAATAACAGAAGTTTGTGAAAACTCCCAGTGTTGAAAAAGACAAGCCCCCCTTTTGGTAAACTTAAGCAAACTGATAGCTTGAAAAAACTTTATCCAATCAGTTATTTGACTCCTGAGACAATAGTGGAAGTACCTGCAACAAACCCCCTAAAATTTAAGGCTTTGTTCTGTGGAacaattaaaggggaaaaaagccctcCATTTTCTAACCTACTCACTCACTTCTGTGAAACTGAAGAAGAGTCCTATGCCTCCAACAAATCTCAGCACCATTCCAGAATATTCTTCTATTACCAGTAAACATGGTCGACACTGGTGACTTCTAAAGCAATCCTGTAACAAAATGTTACAGCTGATTAATTGCACTCCATTTTCTGACACACTTCACTGACTGAAAGCAATCAGTTAGCTCTATAAAGACTGCCAAGCATGGACAAAACTGACTTTAAAAgcctacaaaaaaacaaacaaacatacaaataacaatcGAACTCAACCTTTGCAGGATGCTCCATCATTAGGTCTCCAAGAAGTTAACTAAGGAGCTTAGTATCATTGTAAAAACTAACTTGTACATTTGTTAAAAACCTCAGGCTtctatgaaaatatgaaaatagttGTACATTTTTGAACACAATGAGAGAAAGTTACAAGTATTTTCATCCTTTAAACAACTTACAGACAAGCAGGTTTCATTTGGATCAAAGGTTCTGAATCCACAACAATTCAGATTTCTCTCAATATCTGTTCTTGCGCTGTTTGTGTTATTCCATCCAACCTCTAGAAGTTGACTCTAGGAGGCATAAGCACATAAATATTAATAGAACTATTCTTGCACTTCACTGGAAGCCAGTATATCAGGTAAAGCTGACAATCCCCTTCTCCCCACCTTGATAAAAAGAATCAAAACCAAGGGTTCCCAAAGCATAGCCCAAAAAGGGATTTCATTTGTTTGCTCCCATTCAATGAAAAGACATCACATCACACATACTGTTGTGCTGATCCTAGCCTTGCTCCACCAATTAAGTACTACTTCACAACTAAAACAATGGGATCCCCAAGTCTAACAGGATAATATACTAAAGTATGACCTTAACATTCAAACAACTTCAATAGCTTGTGAAATAGCAGCACCTAGTACAGTTTATGGTCGtaattaattttcttctgttttttcctaaaCCCAGCAACAGCATTAATAATGGAACATGTAACTAATCTAACTGGGACTactgaaattttaaatgaaacatggGCTTACATGTAGCAAGCTCATCATTTAGTCACTATCTCCTTGCCTACTTCTAGTGCAGTAAAAATTATTCACCATATCCCATGGTTTTACTTTCACACTTACAGGTCACCTCTGTACCTAATGCAGTCATCACCTTTTCAGTTACACAAAAACAATTCAGCGGCTTTATCATCTTTACATTATGATTACTGTAGATTTCATCAGCTTATCTGGAATTTCTGAACATGATAAAGTCAAGGTACCATGCTGCTAAACTTGTGACCATAAACCTAGACAGGAagctcaaaagcaaaaaaagtaaaataaaataaaaacaaaaacacagctgAAAGGCATTTTTGAACCCAGAAGTATTTTTTCCCTAAGTACCAAAACCCAGCATTGCCTGGGGTCTAGTTCTTATTTAAAGCGAAGATGCTGATTTGCTTCCGTTTAAAGATTTCTGCTCTTCACAGAAATAAGATTTGTAAAACACATTTTATGGAAGACAGAAAATTTATACAAAAATAGCATAGTCTAGACTAACTGAAAAGTCAGGAAACATTTCTTACCTGCTGCTCCTTGTTTAGTGCCAAACAGgcacaggagacagaaaactGTACAATAAAGACGAGCAAAAGAATAATCATATACTGGAAGTGGGAGTTAAGGATATTCTCTCAAATTAATTTTGCTCATATAACATATATGCCTAATAGCATTCCTTACTTAATTGGATAACAACAGGTGGATATGGAAAAGCTAACAATCTCCCCAGCAATCAACCACCACTTATTATCCCTTTCTGGCTAATCATATACATACCTTGTATTTCTGGGTTATGTGTTCTTTGCCTGGCAAGAAGACATGAACAGGGATGTAACAAAAGaagaacaagcaggaaatcacCCTTTCCTAGTTTTCTTACACCCAGAACTACCTGCTTGTCATACattcttaagttttaatttatATCCTTCAGACCCCAAAGAACTTGAACATGTAACAGGAACTGGATTTAAGAGGACATCAGGAAGCAGCAATTTCTGAACTGTACAACTCAGAGTTTGAGACTTCCTGCAACTGCACAGTCCTTCATTAGAATTTTTGCTGTACCTTACAAAAAGACCAGAAATTCTTTCTTTATAAAGAAATTCACTCCTCCTGCTTGCCCCGATTGTTATTCAAGATATGGACAAGAATATGACTTAAAGTTAACaaaattagtttaaaaatcaTGTTCCATGTGTGTTCTGTTCAGGCTGCTGTTCTTTTTAACTTCTGGAAACATACAACTTGGTTTGAACTCTCAGTGTCTGCAGCGCTGAAACCATGCACACAGAATAACATGATCTGCAGGACAAATCTACCTTAGGCAGCACCTCTCTGGTACAAACCTTTGACTGCTGTTACCTCATGCCTGTACACATTTGAGAACAGAGCTGAACTCAACTGAAAGATAAAAGAACTGAACACAGTACGCAGGAGCTGCTGTTCCAACAGGCTTTCAGAGGCCTGAGGAAGGATATGATGAAACACTCTGCCGCACAAAAGCTCCACAGGTTtgttgcttctgcatttttgtaggTTTAAGTCTACGACCTAAGATTCATGTCTGCAGCAGCAAAACAGTTAGAAGGCAGTTCACTGCAAATGGTCACATTACAGCAAGTGATTTTCTGGAGCTCTTTTGTGCATCTTTCCTAACCTACTTACAGCTAGATAAAGAAGTAAGGATTTCACACTTTAGCAGTCCAAATCATACAGGCATTACTGTCTCTGAATGAAGGCCAACAGCTTCCTCATAGTACCcacatgagggagaagatggCCAGTCCATTTCATATATTAACATTATTAGCTGTAAATATACAAATTGATGTAGTCTGCTCACTGGAGAAACTCCAGTTGCCTCCCAATATACCTTGTATTCAGCATCTGCCATGCATTATTTAGATAGGAAAGTTTAGGGATCAGGGGAAGTATGTGACAGCATTTGCAAAAGATGTCTCTCTGGTCTCCCTCAAAGACGGTCTTGTTTTTGAGAGAGAAACCTACAGCTAAATCCCTTAACTTTGGGCACTCATGTTGTCACTTTAAGGTACTTTACCCAAATGAggtaataaagaaaatatttttctgggtattccatattctttttttttttttttttttctctccactgagggGGTCTTGTGACGACTTAGACAAGGTACTTTAAACTAGATTAGAAAAAATAAGGGAGTTGACTCTGGAACACACAGCCTCATACACTTTTGGAGTGATGCATGTAAAAACAGTACAAAACAAAAGAGACAACAAATCATAGTACAGATATTGAAGATTAAGTTTTGAAAGTCAGGTACTGGATTTGTACCTTGGTTGCTCTTTCCTGAGGTAGATAGATACTCATCTCATACAGTTAAGTTATTTGTAAAGTCACTTTGTTACACTACTTATTAGTAGACTGCAAccagaaaaataagaatttcatCTGATGAATCTATTCTCTCATCCAAACAGAGCAATTTTTTTATGCAAGGCAGCACCACAGACTGCTTACACAGTGTCAGTGAGCACAAAGGGGCGGCAAAGCACACTGAGAAGGCCTGTGCTCATTTCTAATCTGGGATCACAAATGAGGGCTAGGTATGAAAAGAAAGTGCTTATTGACAACATGTACTGGTAGTGATGCATTTCTCTGCCAGCTATCACCAGTTCACTGTCTGGAACTATCACCTTCCTCCACTGTTAAACATTAACAGCTTGTAAATGTCTAGCTTGTAAAATGATATAGGATCAAGCATGCGGTAAATAGCACCTATGACTTAGTGATCCACCATAAACCACTCTCAGCAAAATTAACATcttataatttttaaaaggagaaggGGTTAGTAATTGTGTCTTCAGAGTGAAAACAACGGAGATGAAAGGAATTTAGAATACAGTAAACTGAAAAGAAGGTTTAGACTGCACTTGATCAAAATAGACCGAATTTCTGTTATGTTTCTGAAACATCTATCACAACAGTCTCAGTCCATAGAGTTATTTAGGTGGCTTGAAAGAAGTTCTAATTCAAGTATTCATCAAAAGGATACAAAGAATAGCAATACTTGATGATGTTTCACCGCACCAATCAGTCCAACTAAGGCAATTAGGAAGAGAAAAATTCCTACTGCAATTGCCACTCCAACGACTCTGAAACTAGAGATGAGGCCAAAGCCAATACCCCATGCTGCAATTCCAATCAGCAGCAGGCTTACCagctggagggaagaaaaaacaaaaagttagtTTGTACATTAAAAAATAGGATCAACTTACATACAGCTACACTCTTTGCATTAGTCATTGTTAGAAAGATACAATACTTCTTTCCAGTTCAAAGAGAACAACCCACAAACCAATCCTCCACTTCATCCTAGAGAGAACTCTAGTTCCAGGTATTTAAAGGCCCACTGTTAATGTGGGGCTGTTCTAACTTAAACTATCTTCAACCCAAGCCATGTTCAATTCAGTGTCTCTAGTCAGGCAGTGTGGATTGTAACCAAATTAACAGGTAAGATAAAATCAtcagttttaataaaaacaacagaagaatgaaaatttcaaatgtgttctgaaatacagacagtatatttaaagaaaataggaTATACAGCTCCACAGTTCTGAACATGTAAAGAAAGTGCACTTTCCCAAAACTTATTTTGATCACAAATGCAAGTGTGTTAATGCATTGGAGAAGCTTCTACGTAATTGATGATATGACACAACAGTTAACAAGGTCACACAAAAACACTTTTTAGATCTGCATCTCAGGAAAATAGCTCTACTATGAAGTCAACACTATTTCAATACTCAAAACACTTTtgtatttccttccttttaaagATGGTTTTCAGGGAAGGCAAGCAGAAGCTGTCCCAGTTAGTTTACTGGAATTTATTGTTTATATGGGCAGGAAGCTCCAGCCTTTCCTGTTTCCACatcaaaaacataaaacaaaaaaaaaatccatcatgacAAGCTGCAGTGAAATCTGTAATGAGACACAACAGGAGGGAAGCAGcacacaaaaccaaaacagatcTCCTAGACAGAAGATGCACAACGCTCATTTGAAAAAAGAGTTAGACCTATGTGTCACATACCACCAAGTGCACACTCTGTTAAGTATCATTAATTCAATACGGAAGTTTTAACTTTCCCAAACCTTGACCTTGccaaaaaacaccccaaatttgtgtcattataaaaaaaaaaaaagtgtttggccTAGTCCAAATACTTGGCTTTAATCAATAACAAATACAGACAGAGTGCTTACACCTATTCACCAGTTTCCATCCAAACAAGATATACCTCACAATAAGCAGGAAGAGAGGATATTTCCAAGGCAAATGTACTGAAATGAAGGGTAAGCTGGAACAGggagtttttgttgtttttaagtacTAAACTTGTCTGTTTATCTTTTTCATCTAAATGACTTTTTAGAAGCCTGACCCATAAAACGCTGTTTTTAAATATGGAAATATAGAATGATATCAAGAAAGCCACTAAAACAAGCAGTGATGCTCATCCAGATCATGCAACACAGTGGGCgtttttctcctgtgtttatACAAGAACACACCTTGAAAAAAGCGTATAAAATCCGGTAATCCAAAGGAGAAATTCTAAGAGAGtctgcaaagagaaaaggaagatgcTTGCCACTCCTACACCTCTCAGCATGTGGGCAGACTGCAGAACAATATAAAACTTGAAGGAATTATTCAATATTGGAAGAGGTCTAATATTAAATCACATTAGCATTTGGTCCTCTAAAACCTAAATCTTCAATCACCAAGTTCTGTTAAAACCAAAAGGCCTGGCCAAGCTGTCAtgaatcggggggggggggggggtagggggagCGAGACAGAGGAAAAAACCCTTGACTCCGCCAATGGCAGATTTTCCGAGTGTAAGCTGCACAAGGCTATAAACCTCTTGATGTTATTAAGTTAAAAATTAGCCTTGCTAATCAGACAGTTAAGTGCAAGGTCTACCTGTTCTGATCTATGTCTATTCAGTTTATTTCATTGTCTCAAACCACTGAGGAGATTTATTTTACCATTTAAGTGtcagaagagaacaaaaaaaatctcacagcCCACTTTCCAATCAGACATTGCAGGCTAATGTCCCTATCTGCATCAGCTTCACAGCACTGAACTCACATAGGTACTACACAACCCTTGAAAATGTTATCTCATATTTCTTATAGGAGATCTCAAATGTTATGTCGTATTTCAAATGTTATGCcatatttatttcaaagaaaagcagaacaaacaTTGCCCCTAATCCCTTTCATCGATGCTTCTTTCTCCAGGCTTAGCTATGACTGCAGGTATCTATTTTCACCTATCAGCCTCCAGTATACCAAAATGTATGTTTGTTCAAATCTTTGCTCATTAATTTCACTCAATTGTTTTAGGCTTCTTATGTGTTTTACTGTTCAGATCAGAACCGATCAGAAACAAACCAGGAAACCTAAACAAAATCTACACCTAAAACATCCATCAGATAAACGCAGTGTGTGAGTGGCGGTGTACCATTTACTTTTTTGCAGCTGTTAATCATCTCAGCTTCTGTTATTTTCAGGATATGTACAGGAAATTCACGTTTAAGACACTAAATGTTATTACTATGCTCCTCCTCTGGCCCAAAAAGCTTTTCTGGCAGAAACAACCACATGTTGACTCTAGAACAGCTATTGCTTTGAAGTGGAAAAGAAGCTTATTTAGCTTTTAAGCCTGCTGTTGAACCTCAAATGTTCAAGAATCAGGTGCCCAGCTTAAAAATCAGTGAAATCAGTTTATAACCaaggcacattaaaaaaaaaaaaaacttttaaaagaacAGAATAGCTTAGATTCTCTTTTCAGTACTTTCTAGTTATAGAGCCAACAATGTTCATATTTTCAGGCTTGTCCTCCACAgtattgttttctcttcttttaaattaGAAAGTTGTCCAATGTCTAATTCCTTAAAATGTCTGGAGGTTCAGTATAATCTCAGGTCTGTGTTACTGGGCTCTGGTTGGCAAGCTGTGTAGAAATGTTTCATCCAATCAGCCAGATCCACAATTTGGATCAAAGTAACTATTTGGCCACTTAAAATTGTGGAAATATATTCTCTGCAGGAAAACTGATCTTctattttaaagctgaaatgaCGACAGTGGTTTATAAACCATTCTGGAAATAGATGTAGGATTGAACTCCTGTCTCCTCTGCATGCTGAAGGAAAGCTGAATTCATTGTTACAACTTCATTTTCAACTTTAGATTGGACAATCTGAATAATTTCCTCTGGACTCTTATTGCCAAGTTAATAGGTGCTTGCATAGGAAACGTCTCACATGAACACTGCAATAGCTCTCCTGCTGTCAGATTCAGGTTGTAAAACTAATGGCTCAAATGTAGACCTTCAAGAAATGGACTCCCCATCTTGCCAGCTAAACAGACATCAGTTCTTTTGCCTCACCCCTACCCCCGGAAATAactggtttattttttttcctcttattgttCATTCTGTTAAGCAATAAAACTAGATATATAGTTTTATAGTGCCATAAGGTGAACTAACGTAAACTCACACTACTGTAAACACgaaaaaataatttaagctgTTTTGGGAAGAGTTTTTATAAGTCTCTAAAACAATACAAGGCTTGTAGCTTTAACAACTGTTTAGCCACTAGAAATTACTAGCAAACAATGCTTATTTGGGTTTTGAAACAAAAGGATTTAGATGCAATACTTCAAAAAGTGGATCTGCTAAGACTTTGAAGTAAAACATGCTTGAAAGAAAACCAATCAGTGACCCTAACCACTTTTAAATGAGTAATATGTACATTCTAAAAGCACAAGTTTCTTttactagttaaaaaaaagtaatgtatttctgttaaaaaaggaaagaggtttcTCTACAGAACTTCTAAACAACgtgttttattttactgaaacCGCATTTCACAGCACAGAAGTCCTCAGAAGGCATTAGCATTATCCTTGGAAGACTGAATTACAAAGGGAAACTCCATTTTACTTACAGATTCACTTTGTAAAGTCAGCCTTGGTTACTAGTGTTCCCTATAGTTGCCCGATAATCTAGCAGAAATAGATCAAATCACAGTCCAGTTCTCAGTATTAGGACTGACCCCGTTTCCTAGAGCATTCTCATTCATAAACTGAAAAAGCATGGATTAGAGAAATGGACTGTAGATTGAAAACTAGCCGGACTACTGCATTCAAAGCATAGTAATCAATGGCTCAACATCCAATTGGTAGCCAGTAAGGAGTACCACTGAAGTTGATAGTGGGGCCAATAATATTCAGTAACTTCATCAGCAAGCTGGGTGAATAGACAGAATGGGTCCCCAGAAAATTTATGGATGAtgctaaataaatagaaataaaaataaaggagtgGCTGACTCTCCAAAAGGGTGATCTAAATATCAGATAAAGCTGAAGGGGCattacaaaaccaaaagaagcaAATTCTT contains:
- the TSPAN13 gene encoding tetraspanin-13 isoform X1, encoding MPNLLRLPCDSLRISPLDYRILYAFFKLVSLLLIGIAAWGIGFGLISSFRVVGVAIAVGIFLFLIALVGLIGAVKHHQVLLFFYMIILLLVFIVQFSVSCACLALNKEQQSQLLEVGWNNTNSARTDIERNLNCCGFRTFDPNETCLSDCFRSHQCRPCLLVIEEYSGMVLRFVGGIGLFFSFTEILGVWLTYRYRNQKDPRANPSAFL
- the TSPAN13 gene encoding tetraspanin-13 isoform X2, whose protein sequence is MVCGGFACSKNCLCALNLLYTLVSLLLIGIAAWGIGFGLISSFRVVGVAIAVGIFLFLIALVGLIGAVKHHQVLLFFYMIILLLVFIVQFSVSCACLALNKEQQSQLLEVGWNNTNSARTDIERNLNCCGFRTFDPNETCLSDCFRSHQCRPCLLVIEEYSGMVLRFVGGIGLFFSFTEILGVWLTYRYRNQKDPRANPSAFL